A region of Mycteria americana isolate JAX WOST 10 ecotype Jacksonville Zoo and Gardens chromosome 11, USCA_MyAme_1.0, whole genome shotgun sequence DNA encodes the following proteins:
- the TMEM115 gene encoding transmembrane protein 115, whose product MRRYLPVARQHFLAALAGTSVVVKSLSAAVLLLYLLSFGLDTAYGLGVTPGYLLPPNFWVWTLLTQGLVEERAWGLAASLATLGAAGRLLEPLWGALELLVFFAVVNVSVGLLGALAYFLTYVASFHLAYLFAVRIHGGLGFLGGVLVALKQTMGDSTVLKVPQVRMKAVPMLLLLLLALLRLAALVESNVLASYGFGLLSSWVYLRFYQRHSRGRGDMSDHFAFATFFPEILQPVVGLVANLVHGILVKVKVCRKTVKRYDVGAPSSITISLPGTDPQDAERRRQLALKALNERLKRVEDQSAWPSMEDDEEEAGAKADSPLLPDPGTAGKGAGQESSLITFQDAPSQL is encoded by the exons ATGCGGCGGTACCTGCCGGTGGCCCGGCAGCACTTCCTGGCGGCGCTGGCCGGCACCAGCGTGGTGGTGAAGTCGCTGAGCGCCGCCGTCCTCCTCCTCTACCTGCTCTCCTTCGGGCTGGACACGGCCTACGGCCTGGGGGTGACCCCCGGCTACCTCCTGCCCCCCAACTTCTGGGTCTGGACGCTGCTGACGCAGGGGCTGGTGGAGGAGCGGGCCTGGGGCCTGGCGGCCAGCCTGGCCACGCtgggggcggccggccggctgCTGGAGCCCCTCTGGGGcgcgctggagctgctggtcttCTTCGCGGTGGTGAACGTCTCGGTGGGGCTCCTGGGGGCCCTCGCCTACTTCCTCACCTACGTGGCCTCCTTCCACCTCGCCTACCTGTTCGCCGTCCGCATCCACGGCGGGCTGGGCTTCCTCGGGGGAGTCTTGGTGGCCCTCAAGCAGACGATGGGGGACAGCACCGTCCTGAAGGTGCCCCAGGTCAGAATGAAGGCTGTCCCcatgctcctgctccttctcctggctctgctgcggCTCGCCGCCCTCGTCGAGAGCAATGTACTGGCCTCGTACGGCTTCGGGCTCCTCTCCAGCTGGGTCTATCTCCGTTTCTACCAGCGGCACAGTAGAGGCCGCGGAGACATGTCCGACCACTTCGCCTTTGCCACTTTCTTCCCCGAGATCTTGCAGCCCGTGGTGGGTCTGGTGGCCAACCTGGTGCACGGCATCCTGGTGAAGGTGAAGGTCTGTCGCAAGACGGTCAAACGCTACGACGTGGGCGCCCCGTCGTCCATCACCATCAGCCTGCCGGGGACGGACCCCCAGGACGCCGAGAGGAGAAG GCAGCTGGCCCTGAAGGCCCTGAACGAGCGGCTGAAGCGCGTGGAGGACCAGTCGGCCTGGCCTAGCATGGAGGACGAcgaggaggaggcgggggcgaAGGCCGACAGCCCGCTGCTGCCCGACCCCGGCACGGCTGGGAAGGGCGCTGGCCAGGAGTCCAGCCTCATCACCTTCCAGGATGCCCCATCCCAGCTGTGA